In Candidatus Binatia bacterium, the genomic window CTTGATCTCGACGATGAGTGTTTCCTCCAGTGCCTCAATACGGTGGGCAACCTGATGAGGATGGCGGCACACATCGCCAGGCCCGAGAACGTAGGTCTTATTTCCAACGGTCGTCTTGAGTTTGCCCCTGACTACGTAGACGAGGGACTCGTGCGAGTGCACGTGGGTAGCTGAGGCAACCCCTGGCTGTAGATGGACTTCCAAAAGAGACATGTGGTCGCCTTTTATCAGAGGCTTTACGAGGAGCGCCCCTTTTGTGGGTATGCCCTCGATGGCCCTGACAACCAGCGCCTGCACGCGAGCATTCTTCGAATGGTTCAT contains:
- a CDS encoding cupin domain-containing protein, whose amino-acid sequence is MNHSKNARVQALVVRAIEGIPTKGALLVKPLIKGDHMSLLEVHLQPGVASATHVHSHESLVYVVRGKLKTTVGNKTYVLGPGDVCRHPHQVAHRIEALEETLIVEIKSPAPDIANILTT